Part of the Citrus sinensis cultivar Valencia sweet orange chromosome 2, DVS_A1.0, whole genome shotgun sequence genome, cccaaaaaaaaaaaaaaaaaaaaaaaaaaaaatctccccAACAAATGAGGATCTATACATCTCAGATTGATTTTCTCTTTGCCTACTTAATCCATGGCACCATCACTAGCACCTAATTCATTGCATCCATATTCCTACAAATCTTTAACATTATCAGCTGGTAGGTCCAGAAGAATTAATGTTGGTATATATGGGTATAACCTTCCATTATctcttaagtaaaaaaaattaattaatgggcCGCTTTATTTTCTACGTAATTGACCATTGAATCTGAATCACAAACAAAGATTGGAACAATGTTATGTGACATCACAGAACCTAACCCTTGCAAGCGTGTCTCATCCAATAACACACCAATACTCGGAGAAAGATATTTATCCCTTTACAGATTACAGGAATAcccatatacatacatacatacatacatacatacatacatactatatatatatgtatatatatatagagtatgtatatatatatagagtatGTATGTACATATGCAGTATGAATGAGTTCTTTCTCATTTGCAAATAGATTCAGTACTTCTCTTCTGCATACATTCACACGTTATATTAGGATTTTATAAAATCGTACTCAAGAATATTTTTACTTGAAGGATATAAAATTCATActtatttgatgattttttaaaattaattattaacccTTTTCTTATAAGATACTTATTGACTTGGCTAGGAGACCGATGACTTTGACTTGTAATCGCTTGTCAACCAATAGCACCTAAGGCTATTggaagattaattttatatatccaTTATAGCAATATGAATTAACAAAATGTATATGTTGATACTTGGTAGAATATATAATCGACTTTTTTCTTGTAGGGTTTGATGCTAATCATGTGGTCTCTGGAGGGTAAAGGTGGTGCACTAATGACTCTAGTGTTATAAAATTCATActtatttgatgattttttaaaattaattattaacccTTTTCTTATAAGATACTTATTGACTTGGCTAGGAGACCGATGACTTTGACTTGTAATCGCTTGTCAACCAATAGCACCTAAGGCTATTggaagattaattttatatatccaTTATAGCAATATGAATTAACAAAATGTATATGTTGATACTTGGTAGAATATATAATCGACTTTTTTCTTGTAGGGTTTGATGCTAATCATGTGGTCTCTGGAGGGTAAAGGTGGTGCACTAATGACTCTAGTGTGTTCCTATAAGCCACGAACATATTACATTATATAATTGATGAAGATAATGTAGACAAATGAATGCagcattataaaagaaaattaattaaaagtcaTTTTCCGTTTCAGTgaaggttttaaaataaatttcccGTCTTACATAAATGGAGGTTTCAAacaaacgaaaaaaaaaagtgcataATTTGTATCAAGTGTATTAGCATTATTGAATGAATCCATTTCaacatgttttattttttttttttattattttaaatgtccaCCTTTTTGGACATCAATGGCTTTGTTGTATATTTattccaaaaattatttatatatccaTTTATATTGAACCTTAGTATATAGTGTTTCTTAATAATGGAATAACATGTGGGCTTAAAATAAAACCAGAGGCGACAATGAAAATGACAACTAAAATATGGTTCATGATCATCATCAGTCATATATCatcattctcattcttttttttttatttttttccataaatgtaaataaaattattcaattaccTGTTTATTGGCATGCATATGCAACTTGCTTCAAGCACTATTAGTGGAGCAATACTTGTAATGATACCATAGACATACAGGTCTCTTTCACAATCATATTGCACGTATTATTCTCCCCTTGGAGACTAATAAAAGTAGGACCTTAGAAAGGGAgactacaaaaataatttgtccagttaaaatgaaattgatatatatatttaaaacattttaagtaTAGATTTCTGTATgctttaaaaagtaattttgtgCTATACAATGATATTTtaactataatttaatattataaagtaaGATTGTTGTCTAActcaaatttctattttaaaacgTACAAATGTTCATGTCGAACaatgtcaattaaataaatattctacaTTTCATTACAGAATAGCTGGAAAAAATTTAACGCATGATAAGCAAAATTTAGCCAGCAATTGGTCATCTAAAATTGATATCCAAAGATTACTCAGGTGCACTTTTTGTCTTAAGCTTCATGAACTGTTAGGTctctcttaaaaaatttttctttgcatttgCCAAATGaagtgattttaattttgaaaacttcttttgaataattagGCAACTTTGTCGGCAAATTGGGCAAGAACGACCCCACGATTTGatagaaagaataaaaaaaatgataatatgagtGAAGGGGTCCTTTAAAAGAGACCCATAACATTTTGTGATTAACACAAGCACTATCAACAGCACTACCAACTAGCCATTATCATCAAAAGCCAAAAAGATCCCCTCCCTCTCTATATACAAATTAGGTGGTCCTCGCAACCATTTTCTCTTCACAATACAAGGAGCAGCAGCAACCAACAGACTCTAAAATTTTccatagagaaaaaaaaaatgtggcgCATGTTGAGGCCAAGAAAGAGCCCGCGGGTGGCGGATGAGACGATGCTGAATGGAGCTCATCCGCTGCCAATGTTTGTGCATGGAATGAACAGAAGATCAAGAAGGGACGCATTGAATCTTGCTTTCTCAATCATCTACACAGTCGTCCGGGTGCCGGTCGAGGTCTTCAGTTGCTTCTCACAGCCTCATGTTAATGGTGCTGCTGATGGCTCTTGGGTGTCCGGTGAGTTCACTCAAATATCAGAAATGAATCATTTGATGGTCAGTGACAGCTTGCGCTATGCAATCTTGATGTAAATTAGCTACATATACATATAGCAATAGTTATTACAACTATTGGGGGgttggttaattaattaattagggcAATTTAAGGATCAAGTactggggggggggggggggggaaattTTATCTGGATTTTGGATCTTTATATAGAATTGGGGTACTTTTTATTTGCATGGATTTTACATAGAATGGTCTTTTTTAAGATTGTGTACCatgtaaatttttgtttaattttctgaATCAAATCACTTGTGTTAGCGAAGAAAGTACACAAATAAATCCATATATGATAAATGGAATTTTGCCAGCCATGAATAAAgcagtttcttttcttttctggttcattttttttcttttttctgtttctCAATGTTATGTGGAAATTACATCTGCAGAATGATCATCGGAATAGATCTTTAATcaagttttaaattaaaacaaccATATGCATTATTCTAAgtgtaattaataattaattaaggataaAGTAATAGTActattgaaaagaaaaaaaaaaggaaaattaaactAGTGGTggttctatttttttcttttgtatgaTGAAGCAGGCTGCTGGCTGCAGCGGAGGCCGGGGGAGgatataaaaattagaaaattattttaaaaaaaaaaaagaaagaaaggtggatacaacatattattaaattattaatacataatcaattaaagtttcaatatgtttttgaTGAGTTGGAAGAAAGGCAGTCTTTGTGTAAAAATTAACTGAATTTAAATGACCACAGAGATGAATGCGCACTCTATTAACCCTGCTTCTGCCTTTAAGTTCTGTcatcaaaaaaaagaaaattaaaaagcaagATACTCAAGCAGTATAGCCTAATAAccttaatttttcttcaaaaaaaaggaagataaTCATAATCAAAGATATGGAATAAATTCTAACAGGTACTAATCTACAAGCCTATACTTTATCAGACACACCAGCTATCGCTTACTAACACATCATGGATTCCATTAGAACAAGCATATCAAATAATAGctacttttataatatgtttgtAAAAGAGACTTTTTGGCTTGAtaataatctaaataaattaacatataaatttattttatatatattctctTAAATTTTTGCTATCAAAAGTCTCAATGATATATATGCATATAGCAAGCAGGAATATTATTCACAACAACTTGAAATCCAATTCAATTGGTATCAAATTTGAACTTTTTCAATTAGTAATCATCAGAAGGTTTATGGAATATTCTTGGTGTACGAATGAGAGCGAAGCGTGAGAAAAATGGCAATGATGTGGTTGGTTTTATGTCCATATTTAgtgcaaaaggaaaaatgagtaaatgaGTCAACTATTAATtccaattaattaactttgtattGCTTACcatcattatatttttgtgaACTAGATCTAGTGGTATTGAGTGCCACACATACCATGAATTAATTTGACAGATTTCCCactcaattttattgataacacTTTGGTCATTTAGTctattagataattattaaggggaaaaaaaaaatcgttcATAACATTCTAGAACAATTAATCCATTATCTGCAAAGTCTGCAATGTGGATATCAAGCGTGAATATTACGATTACGTGCAAGACTCTTTCACCTAAAGTAATAATGCAttgcattatttaaaatttgtattttaaaaaaaaagtgaacaTCCTTAGCtctcttataattttatgattagtaatttatatgtttaatcgtatatatatagttattcTCTAATGAGGACATCCTCACTTTATTAAAAGTTAGGATAtcagtaaaatataaaaaaaaaattataaaattcaatatattaGAGACTGTGGTTGATGTTTATTAATAGCAtcttcattttgttaaaataaagataattcactagaaaattattattattattattattattatatattcacTTTTTTGACTTTGTTGATATTGCCTCTCCCTGTCTAGCCTGTATGCATGGCaaactttatatttatatgctCGAGCtaaaattattctattttttaataaaatatttcttttgtttttttgacaAGAAGGTcga contains:
- the LOC102619171 gene encoding uncharacterized protein LOC102619171, producing MWRMLRPRKSPRVADETMLNGAHPLPMFVHGMNRRSRRDALNLAFSIIYTVVRVPVEVFSCFSQPHVNGAADGSWVSGEFTQISEMNHLMVSDSLRYAILM